In Lewinellaceae bacterium, a single window of DNA contains:
- a CDS encoding T9SS type A sorting domain-containing protein yields MLRRKLFTPPLWYFIWLVMMCQPWQGQSQVLVEDFETHSCPGTPCGGIIDEDSCLAGWSTSHGSPRIGSSLAPAPPDEGNYLQLNSRSTFVDHHFGEGAFAAVDIQEGHQYRLSFTAYWEGDDNTTDVLRVSLAEGLAHNEPGSSDCLQEVGEADPTSSYAILTVAASDAGAGGNWHSYERTFCANADYSQLWLHNREGEGYPGPGATVYGAFYIDEVSLEATSASCDCYVPPGAVVIDATINASYQDWIPPSGNGLLPVSQAAGQAQALFIQGELEFDASNAVYFFASGSEIVFDAGAGLKVDSSFTLYIQGAHLQGCEELWHGIDVYGKLRLGGSKLEDAKYAVTLQQGAGFSAITGNTFNKNYVGLRIPPHSDSLHNAGQWWLANNTFESTGPLLPRYDNTVPLPQDGALAFAGIEAYDVGLLRFTGSGTTTFQDMSYGIRAFSSNLDIRNASFANIQPGKYPNSGMGIFSTGTADNTLLLKQTGFGNTLASPLSFDNCRVGIYALGINTDIRQNRMDDVERGVVVYAAYQRQIKMSDNRIKCFLHGAWLANNFQVRSLGITGNHITVSPAGQSNEGVGIGIWNTIASLSARCQLHLAENAIIHSGYSSGIALGYSSFINMAQDTVTVLAPDTLTNGIRVEGGRVNYIAYNTILGGDSGAMSDSISNGLSIRNSTGNFVYCDTLSGLYAGIRYDGQCQGHSRFFGNALHGHHHGLALSQTAVLDAQNNVSSRWWGSYSGKMAIHEGGQGVASRSQFRVHTDTLPYMPPPAELDPSQGWFFDDGAFTACSGTPVVPCAAAEGPATPGDIAIAEGELETPAHAGGMEWAAKRYLYHKLDNNQDLLEEDEALEDFYDTHREEDLGQLHAIEKDIQGAYALDAETLTAVGIVDSLIKTYILEVESADSSLETASSMDSILLLAQLEEAIENIHSQMGQGAQLWSGIKEMREEQFQELSDDNSAISPATLPGQNEQTVNSLFLNVFSQLNPEPAAAQLDSLEAIAGQCPLDGGNAVYFARGLLSGIKDTSFLDAALCQEETESRLAPEPGHVNYTLSREKLWLYPNPAGESLTLQYIGELPLNAELRIASTTGQLCLAQPLEGLNGSSLDISSLNQGIYYLYIVGQNGILALEKLAVIK; encoded by the coding sequence ATGCTGAGAAGAAAGCTTTTTACCCCCCCCCTCTGGTATTTTATTTGGCTGGTTATGATGTGCCAACCCTGGCAGGGGCAAAGCCAGGTACTTGTGGAGGATTTTGAAACCCACAGCTGCCCGGGCACCCCTTGCGGAGGCATCATCGATGAGGACAGTTGCCTGGCCGGCTGGTCCACCTCTCACGGGTCGCCCCGGATAGGAAGCAGCCTGGCGCCGGCGCCGCCGGACGAAGGCAATTACCTGCAATTGAATTCAAGGTCCACTTTTGTAGACCACCACTTTGGCGAAGGCGCTTTTGCGGCTGTGGATATTCAGGAGGGCCATCAATACCGCCTGTCTTTTACCGCCTATTGGGAGGGCGACGACAACACAACGGACGTACTGAGGGTGTCCCTGGCAGAAGGCTTGGCGCATAACGAGCCCGGTTCCTCTGACTGCCTGCAGGAAGTGGGAGAAGCTGACCCAACCTCTTCCTATGCAATACTTACTGTTGCTGCTTCTGATGCCGGCGCCGGCGGCAATTGGCACAGCTATGAAAGAACCTTTTGTGCAAATGCCGATTACAGCCAGCTATGGTTGCACAACCGGGAAGGAGAGGGCTACCCTGGCCCCGGCGCCACGGTGTATGGCGCCTTTTATATTGACGAAGTAAGCCTGGAGGCCACCTCCGCTTCCTGCGACTGTTATGTGCCTCCGGGCGCTGTGGTGATCGATGCTACTATAAACGCCTCATACCAGGATTGGATACCGCCTTCGGGCAACGGGCTATTGCCTGTCAGCCAGGCGGCTGGCCAGGCTCAAGCCCTTTTCATACAAGGGGAGCTGGAATTTGATGCCTCAAATGCCGTTTATTTCTTCGCCAGCGGCTCGGAAATCGTGTTCGATGCCGGAGCGGGGCTGAAAGTAGACAGTTCCTTTACCTTGTACATTCAAGGTGCCCATCTGCAGGGGTGCGAGGAACTGTGGCACGGGATCGATGTATATGGAAAGCTGCGGCTGGGCGGCAGCAAGCTTGAAGATGCTAAATATGCCGTAACCTTGCAGCAAGGAGCGGGTTTTTCGGCTATAACCGGCAATACGTTTAACAAAAACTATGTCGGCCTGCGGATACCGCCTCACAGCGACAGCCTTCATAATGCCGGCCAGTGGTGGCTGGCCAATAATACTTTCGAAAGCACTGGCCCGCTGTTGCCAAGGTACGACAACACAGTGCCTTTGCCCCAGGACGGCGCCCTGGCTTTTGCCGGGATAGAAGCCTACGATGTCGGCCTTTTGCGCTTTACAGGATCGGGCACGACCACCTTCCAGGATATGAGTTATGGCATCCGCGCCTTTTCTTCCAACCTCGACATACGAAACGCCAGCTTTGCTAACATCCAGCCTGGCAAATACCCCAACAGCGGGATGGGCATCTTTTCTACGGGCACTGCCGACAATACTTTGCTGTTGAAGCAAACCGGCTTTGGCAATACGCTGGCCAGCCCGTTGAGTTTTGATAATTGCCGGGTAGGCATCTATGCGCTGGGCATCAATACAGACATCCGCCAGAACCGGATGGACGACGTGGAGAGAGGGGTGGTGGTATATGCTGCTTACCAGCGCCAGATAAAGATGAGCGACAACCGCATAAAATGCTTCCTCCACGGCGCCTGGCTGGCCAATAATTTTCAGGTGAGGAGCCTGGGGATAACGGGCAACCACATCACGGTTTCGCCCGCAGGGCAAAGCAACGAAGGAGTTGGTATCGGCATTTGGAACACCATAGCCTCCCTTAGTGCGCGCTGCCAGCTTCACCTCGCTGAGAATGCCATTATTCACAGCGGTTACAGTTCGGGCATCGCTCTTGGTTATTCTTCCTTCATCAATATGGCCCAGGACACTGTCACCGTATTGGCCCCCGATACTCTGACCAACGGCATCCGGGTAGAAGGGGGGCGCGTCAACTACATTGCCTACAATACCATACTGGGCGGCGATTCGGGCGCCATGTCTGATTCCATTTCCAACGGTCTGTCTATTCGCAATTCTACCGGAAACTTCGTGTATTGCGACACCTTGAGCGGCTTGTACGCAGGCATCCGCTACGACGGCCAGTGCCAGGGCCACAGCCGCTTTTTCGGCAATGCCTTACACGGCCACCACCATGGCCTGGCCCTGTCTCAAACGGCAGTGCTGGATGCGCAAAACAATGTGAGTAGCCGATGGTGGGGGAGCTATTCGGGGAAAATGGCTATTCATGAGGGCGGACAGGGGGTAGCATCAAGGTCTCAATTCAGGGTTCATACCGATACCTTGCCCTATATGCCTCCGCCTGCCGAATTAGACCCCTCGCAAGGATGGTTTTTTGACGACGGAGCCTTTACTGCCTGTTCCGGCACGCCGGTTGTCCCTTGCGCTGCCGCCGAAGGCCCAGCCACCCCTGGGGATATCGCCATTGCCGAAGGCGAACTGGAAACCCCAGCGCATGCCGGAGGCATGGAATGGGCGGCGAAGCGCTACCTATACCATAAGCTAGACAATAACCAGGATTTGCTGGAAGAAGACGAAGCCCTGGAAGATTTCTACGATACCCACCGCGAAGAGGACCTGGGGCAACTGCACGCTATTGAAAAGGACATTCAGGGCGCTTATGCCCTGGATGCAGAAACCCTCACGGCGGTAGGCATCGTCGATTCGCTGATCAAAACCTACATCCTGGAAGTGGAATCGGCCGACAGCTCCCTGGAAACGGCTTCTTCTATGGACAGCATTCTGTTGCTGGCCCAACTGGAAGAAGCCATAGAGAACATCCATAGCCAAATGGGGCAGGGTGCCCAGTTGTGGAGCGGCATCAAAGAAATGCGGGAAGAGCAGTTTCAGGAATTGTCTGACGACAATTCCGCCATTAGCCCGGCCACCCTGCCCGGCCAGAATGAGCAAACGGTCAACAGCTTGTTCCTGAATGTGTTCAGCCAGCTGAACCCGGAGCCTGCCGCAGCGCAACTGGACAGCCTGGAAGCCATCGCCGGCCAATGCCCGCTGGACGGCGGCAACGCGGTTTACTTCGCCCGCGGCCTGCTGTCTGGAATAAAAGACACTTCCTTCCTGGATGCAGCCCTTTGCCAGGAAGAAACGGAGAGCCGCCTGGCGCCAGAGCCCGGGCATGTAAATTATACCCTGTCCAGAGAGAAGTTGTGGCTTTATCCCAACCCGGCTGGCGAAAGCCTTACGCTTCAATACATCGGTGAGTTGCCCCTCAATGCAGAGCTAAGGATTGCCTCAACAACAGGGCAATTGTGTTTGGCCCAGCCGCTTGAAGGCTTGAATGGGAGTAGCCTCGATATTTCAAGTCTAAACCAGGGAATCTACTATTTATATATAGTGGGCCAAAATGGGATTTTGGCTTTGGAAAAACTGGCGGTAATTAAATAA
- a CDS encoding T9SS type A sorting domain-containing protein, with translation MVWVFGGSSNPDPRFDPNCIDFQTTPPTIHVLESDITLYIANASICDTAGTLLLYTNGLELRNHAHLLVEGGEVLEVGEAGSPSSGYFIPQSNLLLPFPQRDSQYILFSEEAIFTNDRYVITLKKFKWNIIDMGENDGLGEVILKDSVLLDTPLDWGQITATRHANGRDWWVVVPEFFSNGYFIFLLDPQGVHFQSKQQLGPDVPPNLGQSVFAPNGGKYAKGSSYNYRTVDTLVIMDFDRCSGTLSNPLLITKFDSTSVQGVAISPNSRYLYWAGSRYVYQLDLHAEDIAASMMRVAEWDGFADPFPTNFFLSQLGPDGKIYINSNNGVNYLHTINQPNLPGEACEVCQHCVELPTRNFASMPIFPNYRLGPIDGSPCDTLGIDNLVAVEEVERAEQAELAVYPNPAGESFTVEYGREPHLGQRVVITDITGRPMFNQSFQGKNTEINTSAFPPGLYLVCLLEEGRTIARAKLLVNR, from the coding sequence ATGGTTTGGGTTTTCGGCGGCAGCTCCAACCCCGACCCGAGGTTTGACCCGAATTGCATTGATTTTCAAACTACGCCTCCTACCATTCATGTATTGGAGTCGGATATTACCCTCTACATCGCCAACGCCAGTATTTGCGACACAGCGGGCACCCTGCTCTTATACACCAACGGCCTGGAGCTGCGCAACCACGCCCATCTGTTGGTAGAGGGAGGAGAAGTGCTGGAGGTTGGAGAGGCTGGCAGCCCGTCATCCGGCTATTTTATCCCTCAGTCCAATTTATTGCTTCCCTTTCCTCAAAGGGATAGCCAGTATATCCTTTTCAGCGAAGAAGCCATTTTTACTAATGACCGGTATGTAATAACCTTGAAAAAATTCAAGTGGAACATTATCGATATGGGAGAGAATGATGGCTTAGGTGAAGTAATCCTTAAAGACAGCGTACTCCTGGATACCCCTTTGGATTGGGGCCAGATAACCGCCACGCGCCACGCCAACGGGAGGGATTGGTGGGTGGTTGTCCCGGAGTTTTTTTCCAACGGCTATTTTATCTTTTTGCTAGATCCACAAGGCGTTCATTTTCAGAGCAAACAGCAATTGGGCCCGGACGTGCCGCCCAACCTGGGCCAGTCCGTTTTTGCGCCCAACGGGGGCAAATACGCCAAGGGGAGTTCGTACAACTACAGGACCGTAGATACGCTGGTAATCATGGATTTTGACCGTTGTTCGGGTACTTTGAGCAACCCCTTGCTGATCACCAAGTTCGATTCCACCAGCGTGCAGGGGGTAGCCATTTCACCCAACAGCCGCTACTTGTATTGGGCTGGTTCCCGCTATGTATACCAGTTGGACCTGCATGCTGAAGACATCGCAGCCTCTATGATGCGGGTAGCCGAATGGGATGGCTTTGCCGATCCCTTTCCCACCAATTTTTTTCTGTCTCAGCTGGGGCCGGATGGCAAAATATACATCAACAGCAACAACGGGGTCAATTACCTGCATACGATCAACCAGCCTAACTTGCCGGGCGAGGCCTGCGAGGTGTGCCAGCACTGCGTAGAGCTGCCTACCCGAAACTTTGCCTCTATGCCCATCTTCCCCAACTACCGCCTGGGGCCTATAGACGGCAGCCCCTGCGATACGCTGGGCATTGACAATTTGGTGGCCGTGGAGGAGGTGGAAAGGGCGGAGCAAGCCGAGTTGGCGGTGTACCCCAACCCGGCTGGCGAAAGCTTTACTGTTGAATATGGCAGAGAACCCCATCTGGGCCAGCGGGTAGTTATTACAGATATAACCGGCCGGCCAATGTTTAACCAAAGCTTCCAGGGGAAAAATACCGAAATAAACACGTCTGCCTTTCCCCCGGGTTTGTACCTGGTATGCCTGCTGGAAGAGGGGCGAACCATAGCCAGGGCAAAACTGCTGGTGAACCGGTAG
- a CDS encoding peptidylprolyl isomerase — protein sequence MKILYSFILSMLILGPSCLAQREIIDKVVATIGGELVLLSEVEEQHALMEAQSGVLPADARCNIMDQLMASKLLVNQAKLDSIEISDEEVEAQLDARIERILGFMNNDVTQFETYYGQTINEVKAQFREDLKSQILADRMRSQVMASVTVTPSEVKQFFSSIPLDSLPYFNSEVEVGEIVYKPEVNKEERQKTIEKLESIRQRIIDGEDFAELAAKYSDDGSARAGGDLGWAKRGKYVPEFEAAAFKLEKEEISPVVESEFGFHLIQMLERRGNSIHVRHILIKPELTDADLEKAKAHLDSVRQLLTTDSLTFSQAVKLYSNEDVQSYNNDGRMVNPATGNTFFEIGDLDPDIYFTIDTMEIGAISQPFQFRDQVGDVYFRIVKLQSRTKPHKANLKQDYSKIQKAAIESKKSEYISNWIKDKVEATYIDIDALYSACPVLDKWKVKDIRP from the coding sequence ATGAAGATCCTTTATAGTTTCATCCTGTCCATGCTAATCCTGGGCCCAAGCTGCCTGGCTCAGCGCGAGATCATTGATAAAGTAGTGGCTACGATCGGCGGCGAGCTGGTGTTGCTCTCCGAAGTGGAAGAACAACACGCGCTGATGGAGGCTCAAAGCGGCGTATTGCCCGCCGACGCCCGTTGCAACATCATGGACCAGTTGATGGCCTCCAAGTTGCTGGTCAACCAGGCCAAGCTCGACAGCATCGAAATATCCGATGAAGAAGTGGAAGCCCAGCTCGATGCCCGCATCGAACGCATCCTGGGTTTCATGAATAATGACGTCACCCAATTCGAAACCTACTACGGGCAAACCATCAACGAGGTCAAGGCGCAGTTTCGCGAAGACCTCAAGAGCCAAATCCTGGCCGACCGCATGCGGTCTCAGGTAATGGCCAGCGTGACGGTGACGCCCTCCGAGGTCAAGCAGTTCTTCAGCTCGATCCCTCTGGACAGCCTGCCGTACTTCAACTCGGAGGTAGAAGTCGGGGAGATCGTCTACAAGCCCGAAGTCAATAAAGAGGAACGCCAAAAGACCATCGAAAAGCTGGAGTCCATCCGCCAACGCATCATAGATGGAGAAGATTTTGCCGAACTGGCCGCTAAGTATTCCGACGACGGATCTGCCCGCGCCGGCGGCGACCTGGGCTGGGCCAAGCGCGGGAAATACGTGCCGGAATTCGAAGCGGCGGCATTTAAACTGGAAAAGGAAGAAATCTCTCCGGTCGTAGAATCGGAATTCGGTTTTCACCTCATTCAGATGCTGGAGCGCCGGGGCAACTCCATCCACGTCCGCCACATTCTCATCAAGCCCGAGCTGACCGACGCCGACCTGGAAAAGGCGAAGGCCCACCTCGACTCCGTGCGCCAACTTTTGACAACGGATTCGCTGACTTTTTCCCAGGCGGTAAAGCTCTATTCCAACGAAGACGTTCAAAGCTACAACAACGACGGCCGCATGGTGAACCCGGCGACCGGCAATACCTTCTTCGAGATCGGCGACCTGGACCCCGACATCTATTTCACCATCGACACCATGGAAATTGGAGCCATTTCCCAGCCCTTCCAGTTCCGCGACCAGGTAGGCGACGTCTACTTCCGGATCGTCAAGCTCCAATCCCGGACCAAGCCTCATAAGGCCAACCTGAAACAGGATTATTCCAAAATCCAGAAAGCCGCCATCGAATCCAAAAAGAGCGAGTACATCAGCAACTGGATCAAAGATAAGGTCGAAGCCACCTACATCGATATCGACGCGCTGTACAGCGCCTGCCCGGTGCTGGATAAGTGGAAGGTGAAGGATATCCGGCCGTAG
- a CDS encoding MFS transporter: protein MDFALGLLIFGWVFVLIWVPLVVYSQRKMHPEALFTLFFAELWERFSFYGMRAILILYMTKVLFDQMAQGEADARAYGIYGAYNALLYASPLIGGILADRIMGFRHAVITGGIFMALGQFALATTAGNDLGETPFFLGLALLTIGNGFFKPNISSFLGTFYDKNDTRKDSAFTIFYMGINIGAFLAPLTCGYLAQRVDWSLGFLAAGLGMVVGVFVFWRNMRKFGEKGMPPDPADYRAPWQFGLSKQVLIIVASLAAIPVFSLLINAEVVTDYILLIGGLGVIGYLLYTSLTAEDKEEGQRMIVFIFLFFFHMVFWTLFEQAGGSLNILADRYVNLHGMEASQLQALNPLYIILLAPVFSWIWTKLGQAKREPRTPIKFFLGLLQMAIGYFVIVWGIRSVIGTADAGTLIPLFFLLGMYFFHTTGELSLSPVGLSVVTKLSPAKVVGFVMGAWFLSIAFAHKIAGNLGKLIAEPGHGTNPSDALRAYADVYMTWGVYVVLAAALTLLLLSPILKKWMHGVH from the coding sequence ATGGATTTCGCATTAGGCTTACTCATCTTCGGCTGGGTGTTCGTTCTCATCTGGGTGCCCCTGGTGGTTTACTCGCAGAGAAAGATGCACCCGGAGGCCCTCTTCACGCTTTTCTTCGCTGAGTTGTGGGAAAGATTCTCCTTCTACGGGATGCGCGCCATCCTAATCCTTTACATGACCAAAGTCTTATTCGACCAGATGGCGCAGGGAGAAGCCGATGCCCGGGCCTACGGCATCTACGGGGCTTACAATGCCCTGCTCTATGCTTCCCCGCTTATCGGGGGCATCCTGGCCGACCGCATCATGGGCTTCCGGCACGCCGTCATCACCGGCGGCATCTTTATGGCGCTCGGGCAGTTCGCCCTGGCAACCACCGCCGGCAACGACCTGGGCGAAACGCCCTTTTTTCTCGGGCTGGCCCTGCTCACCATAGGCAATGGCTTCTTCAAACCCAATATTTCCAGCTTCCTCGGCACGTTCTACGACAAGAACGACACCCGCAAAGACAGCGCCTTCACCATTTTTTACATGGGCATCAATATCGGCGCCTTTCTGGCGCCGCTGACCTGCGGTTATCTCGCTCAGCGGGTCGACTGGTCGCTGGGGTTCCTGGCAGCAGGCCTGGGCATGGTAGTCGGCGTTTTCGTCTTCTGGCGCAACATGCGCAAGTTCGGAGAAAAAGGCATGCCGCCCGACCCTGCCGATTACCGCGCTCCCTGGCAGTTTGGCCTGAGCAAGCAAGTGCTCATCATCGTAGCATCCCTGGCAGCTATTCCTGTTTTTTCCCTGCTGATCAATGCCGAAGTAGTCACCGATTACATCCTGCTCATCGGTGGATTGGGCGTGATCGGCTATCTGCTCTACACGTCGCTTACCGCTGAGGACAAAGAAGAAGGCCAGCGGATGATCGTCTTCATTTTCCTGTTCTTCTTCCACATGGTCTTCTGGACCCTCTTCGAACAGGCCGGCGGCTCCCTGAATATCCTGGCTGACCGCTACGTCAACCTGCACGGCATGGAAGCCTCGCAGTTGCAGGCGCTCAACCCGCTTTACATCATCCTGCTGGCGCCGGTATTCTCCTGGATTTGGACCAAGCTCGGCCAGGCTAAACGGGAACCGCGAACACCCATCAAGTTCTTCCTGGGTTTGTTGCAAATGGCCATTGGTTACTTCGTCATCGTCTGGGGTATCCGCTCAGTGATCGGCACCGCCGATGCCGGCACGCTCATTCCTTTATTCTTCCTGCTGGGCATGTATTTCTTCCACACCACAGGCGAATTGAGCCTTTCTCCGGTAGGCCTTTCGGTTGTTACCAAACTGTCGCCGGCCAAGGTGGTGGGCTTCGTGATGGGCGCCTGGTTCCTCTCTATCGCCTTCGCCCATAAAATTGCCGGCAATCTGGGCAAACTGATTGCCGAACCGGGCCATGGCACCAACCCTTCGGATGCCCTGAGGGCTTATGCCGATGTGTACATGACCTGGGGAGTCTATGTGGTGCTGGCCGCTGCTCTAACTTTATTGCTCCTCTCCCCCATCCTCAAAAAGTGGATGCACGGGGTGCATTGA
- a CDS encoding peptidylprolyl isomerase — protein sequence MAKRHFILLAALLYLPLMAWAQKEDPVLFTVEDTPVHESEFVYIYTKTNGKNATFSRESLDEYLDLYIKFKLKVQKAKEMKLDTIPQLMNELAGYRRQLADSYLIDKEVTEKLLREAYEHSKQDVDISHILITVPINPRPEDTLAAYEQALAAKQRLKKEDFATVAKEVSADKSAQHNGGHVGFVTALFPNGFYELEKAAYSMPLNQLSDPIRTAAGYHILKVLGRRPARGEMEGAHILLRTQDKDPEAVKVRIDSIYKALQAGASFEDLAKKLSEDGRTASQGGYIGFFGINKYSPSFEDAAFALEEDGAVTKPVQTEVGWHIIKRISRRGIQPYNIEKSRLENKVKRDNRFQEAKLAMVEKIKKESNLKEYPKALEEFAASLTDTFLTFRWRAPQEGGETLLFQYGDDYKVSVGDFAGYLERATRKRMRSGSDADIPALVNELYQDFVNESAMAYEEQNLEKKYPDFKALMREYEEGILLFEATKLLVWDKASQDSSGLAEFYKQIEGKYRWEERAVTSIYKLDDRYKDRLDEVRGFAATHSPEEVMEKFNDTDPPMLRHESKTMEYSVYPEFKGMEWKAGTLSQSEPDPKSHHVKFVKIEEILPAGLKTLDEARGYIVADYQDYLESQWVEKLRQEYEVKVNQKAFDSLVQ from the coding sequence ATGGCAAAGCGTCATTTTATCCTGTTGGCGGCCCTTCTCTACCTGCCGTTGATGGCTTGGGCCCAAAAGGAAGACCCCGTGCTCTTCACCGTGGAAGACACCCCGGTGCACGAATCGGAATTCGTCTACATCTACACCAAGACGAATGGCAAGAACGCCACCTTTTCCCGGGAATCGCTGGATGAATACCTCGACCTGTACATCAAGTTCAAGCTCAAGGTGCAAAAGGCCAAAGAGATGAAGCTGGACACCATCCCCCAACTGATGAACGAGCTGGCCGGCTACCGCCGGCAACTGGCGGATTCCTACCTGATCGATAAGGAAGTGACCGAGAAGCTGCTGCGCGAGGCTTATGAGCATTCCAAGCAGGACGTCGACATCAGCCACATTCTCATCACCGTTCCGATCAACCCCCGGCCGGAGGATACGCTGGCGGCTTACGAGCAGGCCCTGGCCGCTAAGCAGCGCCTGAAAAAAGAGGATTTTGCAACGGTGGCCAAAGAGGTGTCCGCCGACAAGTCCGCCCAACATAACGGAGGGCACGTCGGTTTTGTCACCGCCTTGTTCCCCAACGGTTTTTACGAGCTGGAAAAGGCAGCTTATTCTATGCCGCTGAACCAGTTGTCGGACCCCATTCGCACCGCCGCGGGCTATCACATCCTGAAGGTGCTCGGCCGCCGGCCCGCCCGGGGGGAAATGGAAGGCGCCCATATCTTGCTGCGTACCCAGGACAAAGACCCGGAAGCCGTCAAAGTCCGTATCGACAGCATCTACAAGGCCCTGCAGGCCGGCGCCAGCTTCGAGGATTTGGCCAAAAAGTTGTCGGAAGACGGCCGCACGGCTTCCCAGGGCGGATACATCGGCTTCTTCGGCATCAACAAATACAGCCCCTCTTTTGAAGACGCCGCTTTTGCCCTCGAAGAGGACGGCGCCGTCACCAAGCCGGTGCAGACGGAGGTCGGCTGGCACATTATTAAAAGAATTAGCCGTAGGGGGATACAACCCTACAACATCGAAAAGAGTCGTTTAGAGAACAAAGTCAAAAGAGACAACCGCTTTCAGGAAGCGAAACTGGCCATGGTGGAGAAGATCAAAAAGGAGAGCAACCTGAAAGAATACCCGAAAGCGCTGGAGGAGTTTGCCGCCAGCCTGACGGATACCTTCCTGACCTTCCGCTGGCGGGCGCCGCAGGAAGGCGGCGAAACCTTGCTTTTTCAGTATGGCGACGATTATAAGGTATCCGTGGGCGATTTTGCCGGCTACCTGGAGCGCGCCACCCGCAAGCGCATGCGCAGCGGCAGCGATGCGGATATCCCGGCGCTGGTGAATGAACTGTATCAGGATTTTGTCAACGAAAGCGCGATGGCGTACGAAGAGCAGAATCTGGAAAAGAAATACCCGGACTTTAAGGCCCTGATGCGGGAATACGAGGAAGGCATCCTCTTGTTTGAAGCCACCAAGTTGCTGGTTTGGGACAAGGCCTCTCAGGATTCCAGCGGGCTGGCTGAATTTTACAAGCAAATCGAAGGCAAATACCGCTGGGAGGAACGCGCTGTGACCAGCATTTACAAGCTGGATGACCGTTATAAGGACCGGCTCGATGAAGTGCGCGGATTTGCCGCCACCCATTCGCCGGAAGAGGTGATGGAAAAATTCAATGATACCGACCCTCCTATGTTGCGCCACGAATCAAAGACTATGGAGTACAGCGTGTATCCGGAATTTAAAGGCATGGAGTGGAAAGCCGGAACGCTTTCTCAGTCGGAACCGGACCCGAAGAGCCACCATGTCAAATTTGTGAAGATCGAAGAAATACTGCCGGCAGGCCTGAAAACCCTGGATGAAGCCCGGGGATATATCGTGGCGGATTACCAGGACTACCTGGAAAGCCAGTGGGTGGAAAAGCTGCGGCAGGAGTACGAGGTTAAGGTCAACCAGAAGGCCTTCGACAGCCTGGTACAGTAG